The nucleotide window ATAATATCAGACAGTTGAATTTTAACAAAATAAATTTTTGAGGTAAAAATGAATTTTTTAAACAAATTTAAAAAAGAAAAAACTGAAAAATTTTCAGTTATGAAAAAAAAGCAAATAAACAAATCTTACTATGACGAAATAGTAAAAATTGAAAATGTAGAAGGAATGTATCAGACTTTAAACAAGCTGGCAAATCCTGATGAAGTGTTAAAAAAGACTGGTAAAGGTATCGCTTGTTTAAGAAATATAGAAAACGCAGGGGATGTTGCGACCTGTGTTGATTCAAGAAAAGCTGGCGTTCAGTCTTTAAGTTGGAGACTAAAATATAATGATGATGAAAAATACAAAGAATTTTATGATAATCTTTTTGACAAAATAGACGTTCATACTCTTATATCAGACATCTTAAACGCTCCATTATATGGCTATCAACCTATTGAAGTGGCTTGGAAGTTGGATGAAGAAGGTTATGTTGTTCCTAAAAAAATAACAGCAATGCCTCAAGAATGGTTCTTTTTTAATAGCGAAAGACAGCTATGCTTTAGGCAAAAGGGTTACCCTAACGGTAGAGTTATCTTAGAAGATGAAAAGAAAATGCTTTGTCCTAAGCATAAACCTTCATTTATGAACCCTTATGGCATTTCTATATTAAGCAGATGTTTCTGGGACGTAGCATTTATCAAAGGTGGTATTGAGTTTTGGGTTCGTTTTATGGAAAAATACGGAATGCCATTCTTAATAGGGAAACATCCTGAAAAAGCATCTGAAGATGAGAAAACAGACCTTCTTAATATGCTTGTTCAAATGGTGCAAGATGCTGTTTCCGTTATACCAGAAGACTCCTCTTTGGAAATAAAAGAAGCTGCTGAAAAATCCGCAAGTGCTGATATATATGAAAAGTTTATTTCTTTATGTCAAAAGAATATTCATAAAAATATTTTAGGACAAACGCTCACAACTGATGTTGGAACGGTTGGCAGTTTGGCAGCAGGAAAAGTTCACGCTGATGTTAGAGATGATATTGTTCAATCCGATGTAAAACTTGTTATTGATACGATAAACAAGCTTTTAAAATGGATTCACGAACTTAATTTTAGCGATGGTTTAGCTCCAAAAATTGAAATATACGAAGAAGAAGATTCAATAAAAAAAGATGTTGCTGAACGTGATGAAATCCTTGCAAAACAAGGTGTTAAGTTTACAAAAAATTATTATATTAAAACATACGGCTTCGATGAAGAAGATATTTTGATTTCTGAATCTGAAAAGAAAACGGAAGATTTTTCTGATTTTGAAAA belongs to Candidatus Gastranaerophilales bacterium and includes:
- a CDS encoding DUF935 family protein; amino-acid sequence: MNFLNKFKKEKTEKFSVMKKKQINKSYYDEIVKIENVEGMYQTLNKLANPDEVLKKTGKGIACLRNIENAGDVATCVDSRKAGVQSLSWRLKYNDDEKYKEFYDNLFDKIDVHTLISDILNAPLYGYQPIEVAWKLDEEGYVVPKKITAMPQEWFFFNSERQLCFRQKGYPNGRVILEDEKKMLCPKHKPSFMNPYGISILSRCFWDVAFIKGGIEFWVRFMEKYGMPFLIGKHPEKASEDEKTDLLNMLVQMVQDAVSVIPEDSSLEIKEAAEKSASADIYEKFISLCQKNIHKNILGQTLTTDVGTVGSLAAGKVHADVRDDIVQSDVKLVIDTINKLLKWIHELNFSDGLAPKIEIYEEEDSIKKDVAERDEILAKQGVKFTKNYYIKTYGFDEEDILISESEKKTEDFSDFEKIDDLTTNLTNTDLSNILDKDIKKIVEEFSQVPDQDKALEQLAEIYPDLEFPELEETLTKSIFVADLLGRISND